In one Inquilinus sp. Marseille-Q2685 genomic region, the following are encoded:
- a CDS encoding efflux RND transporter permease subunit — MRFSHFCIDRPIFATVLSILVVLLGAAAYFTLPVAQYPEIAPPTIEIRTSYPGASAEVVSNTVATPIEQEINGVENMLYMQSQATGDGQLVIQVTFGLGTDLDIAQVLVQNRVAVAEPRLPEEVRQIGVTVRKSSPDMLMVIHLSSSDGSRDPLYISNYATLQVRDVLARLDGVGDVRIFGARDYAMRVWLDPDKVASRNLTAGEVIAALRSQNVQVASGVLNQPPVPQQGAYQLNVETLGRLADPRQFGNIVVKTDNDGRVTRVRDIATVELAAQDYTANGYLDERPAVPLLVFQRPGSNALETADRLIETMAELSKSFPPGLQYNIIYNPTEFIAESVHEVEKTIWEAVVLVVIVVILFLQTWRAAIIPVVAIPISLIGTFMVMAALGYSLNNLSLFGLVLAIGIVVDDAIVVVENVERHLREGRSPKEAAHLTMDEVGGALIAIALVLCAVFIPAAMITGISGQFFRQFAVTIAAATVISAFVSLTLSPALCAILLKPHQEHHEKKTFVLFRPVQSFFRGFNWAFDKLSLGYGGLTRRILRFAVVMLVLYVGLIGLTGLQFGRAPTGFIPQQDQGYLITVIQLPPGSSLARTDAVVREAAKEILQVPGIIHVVPFSGFDGATFTNASNAGAIFSTFAPFAERDAKGQDVTHLQQALNQKLAGIQDAFIITIQPPPVRGIGTGGGFKMMIEDKTGRGLPALDAATQEIVGRANQTPGLAGVFSLFNTRTPKLYADIDRVKAEMLGVPADRVFETLEVYLGSTYVNDFNYLGRTFRLTAQADGKFRQNLRDIGNYKTRSDSGGMVPLSAVASFHDRTGPYRVPRFNLYPAAEVQGATLPGYSTGYALAAMEQIATETLPQGFGFEWTELALQEKLAGNTGMLVFVASVVFVFLLLAAQYESWTLPLSVILIVPMCLLAAVTGLLLRGMDVNILAQIGFVVLIGLAAKNAILIVEFARQAEEHGESRQDAAVSAARTRLRPILMTSFAFIFGVVPLVIASGAGYEMRQSLGTAVFFGMIGVTVFGLLFTPLFYVVCRWLGTVVSRRKPVPKPEGGPAE; from the coding sequence ATGCGCTTCTCCCATTTCTGCATCGACCGCCCGATCTTCGCGACGGTGCTGTCGATCCTGGTCGTGCTGCTCGGCGCGGCCGCCTATTTCACCCTGCCGGTGGCGCAGTATCCCGAGATCGCGCCGCCGACCATCGAGATCCGCACCTCCTATCCCGGCGCCTCGGCCGAGGTGGTCTCCAACACGGTGGCGACGCCGATCGAGCAGGAGATCAACGGCGTCGAGAACATGCTGTACATGCAGTCGCAGGCGACCGGCGACGGCCAGCTGGTGATCCAGGTCACCTTCGGTCTCGGCACCGATCTCGACATCGCCCAGGTGCTGGTGCAGAACCGCGTCGCCGTGGCCGAGCCGCGGCTGCCGGAGGAGGTGCGTCAGATCGGCGTCACCGTGCGCAAATCCTCGCCCGACATGCTGATGGTGATCCATCTCAGCTCCTCGGACGGATCGCGCGACCCGCTCTACATCTCCAACTACGCGACGCTGCAGGTGCGCGACGTGCTGGCCCGCCTCGACGGCGTCGGCGACGTGCGCATCTTCGGCGCCCGCGACTACGCCATGCGGGTCTGGCTCGACCCCGACAAGGTGGCCTCGCGCAACCTGACCGCGGGCGAGGTGATCGCGGCGCTGCGCTCGCAGAACGTCCAGGTCGCCTCGGGCGTGCTGAACCAGCCGCCGGTGCCGCAGCAGGGCGCCTATCAGCTCAATGTCGAGACGCTGGGCCGGCTGGCCGACCCGCGCCAGTTCGGCAACATCGTGGTCAAGACCGACAACGACGGCCGCGTCACCCGCGTGCGCGACATCGCCACGGTCGAGCTGGCCGCCCAGGACTACACCGCCAACGGCTATCTCGACGAACGGCCGGCGGTGCCGCTCCTGGTGTTCCAGCGGCCGGGATCGAACGCGCTGGAGACCGCCGACCGCCTGATCGAGACCATGGCGGAACTGTCCAAGAGCTTCCCGCCAGGCCTGCAGTACAACATCATCTACAACCCGACCGAGTTCATCGCCGAATCGGTGCATGAGGTCGAGAAGACGATCTGGGAAGCGGTTGTCCTGGTCGTCATCGTCGTCATCCTGTTCCTGCAGACCTGGCGCGCGGCGATCATCCCCGTCGTCGCCATCCCGATCTCGCTGATCGGCACCTTCATGGTGATGGCGGCGCTGGGCTACTCGCTGAACAACCTGTCGCTGTTCGGCCTGGTGCTGGCCATCGGCATCGTCGTCGATGACGCCATCGTGGTGGTCGAGAACGTCGAGCGGCACCTGCGCGAGGGCCGGTCGCCGAAGGAGGCGGCGCATCTGACCATGGACGAGGTCGGCGGCGCGCTGATCGCCATCGCCCTGGTGCTGTGCGCCGTGTTCATCCCGGCGGCCATGATCACCGGCATCTCCGGCCAGTTCTTCCGCCAGTTCGCGGTCACCATCGCCGCGGCGACGGTGATCTCGGCCTTCGTGTCGCTGACCCTGAGCCCGGCGCTCTGCGCCATCCTTTTGAAGCCGCACCAGGAGCACCACGAGAAGAAGACCTTCGTGCTGTTCCGGCCGGTCCAGTCCTTCTTCCGGGGCTTCAACTGGGCCTTCGACAAGCTGTCCCTGGGCTATGGCGGGCTGACCCGCCGGATCCTGCGCTTCGCCGTGGTCATGCTGGTGCTCTATGTCGGGCTGATCGGCTTGACCGGGCTGCAGTTCGGCCGGGCGCCGACCGGCTTCATCCCGCAGCAGGACCAGGGCTACCTGATCACCGTGATCCAGCTGCCCCCCGGCTCGTCCCTCGCCCGCACCGACGCGGTGGTGAGGGAGGCCGCCAAGGAGATCCTGCAGGTGCCCGGCATCATCCATGTCGTGCCCTTCTCCGGCTTCGACGGCGCCACCTTCACCAACGCCTCGAACGCCGGCGCGATCTTCTCCACCTTCGCGCCCTTCGCCGAGCGCGACGCCAAGGGGCAGGACGTGACGCACCTGCAGCAGGCGCTGAACCAGAAGCTGGCCGGCATCCAGGACGCGTTCATCATCACCATCCAGCCCCCGCCCGTGCGCGGCATCGGCACCGGCGGCGGCTTCAAGATGATGATCGAGGACAAGACCGGCCGCGGCCTGCCGGCGCTGGACGCCGCGACCCAGGAGATCGTGGGCCGGGCGAACCAGACCCCGGGTCTGGCCGGCGTGTTCTCGCTGTTCAACACCCGCACGCCGAAGCTCTACGCCGACATCGACCGGGTGAAGGCGGAGATGCTGGGCGTGCCGGCCGACCGGGTGTTCGAGACGCTCGAGGTCTATCTCGGCTCGACCTATGTCAACGACTTCAACTATCTCGGCCGCACCTTCCGCCTGACCGCCCAGGCGGACGGCAAGTTCCGGCAGAACCTGCGCGACATCGGCAACTACAAGACCCGCAGCGACAGCGGCGGGATGGTGCCGCTCTCCGCCGTGGCCAGCTTCCACGATCGGACCGGCCCGTACCGCGTGCCGCGCTTCAACCTGTACCCGGCGGCCGAGGTGCAGGGGGCGACCCTGCCGGGCTATTCCACCGGCTACGCCCTGGCGGCGATGGAGCAGATCGCCACCGAGACCCTGCCGCAGGGCTTCGGCTTCGAATGGACCGAGCTGGCGCTGCAGGAGAAGCTGGCCGGCAACACCGGCATGCTGGTGTTCGTCGCCTCGGTGGTGTTCGTCTTCCTGCTGCTGGCAGCGCAGTACGAAAGCTGGACCCTGCCGCTATCGGTCATCCTGATCGTGCCGATGTGCCTGCTGGCGGCCGTCACCGGCCTGCTGCTCAGGGGCATGGACGTCAACATCCTGGCGCAGATCGGCTTCGTCGTGCTGATCGGCCTGGCAGCGAAGAACGCGATCCTGATCGTGGAGTTCGCCCGCCAGGCGGAGGAGCATGGCGAAAGCCGGCAGGACGCCGCGGTCTCGGCCGCCCGCACCCGGCTGCGGCCGATCCTGATGACGTCCTTCGCCTTCATCTTCGGCGTGGTGCCGCTGGTGATCGCGTCGGGCGCCGGCTACGAGATGCGGCAGTCGCTGGGCACCGCGGTGTTCTTTGGCATGATCGGCGTGACCGTGTTCGGCCTGCTGTTCACGCCGCTGTTCTACGTGGTCTGCCGCTGGCTCGGCACGGTGGTCTCCCGGCGCAAGCCGGTGCCGAAGCCGGAGGGCGGCCCGGCGGAGTGA
- a CDS encoding Do family serine endopeptidase translates to MFRFAGAAAAALLLLAGPAVAEPVVPTSRAEIDLSFAPLVRSAAPAVVNIYARHMVVERQNPLFDDPFFRRFFGDDLPGGRPRQRVENSLGSGVLVAADGLVVTNHHVIKDADQITVVLADRTEYEAELVLSDERTDLAFLKLKDLAGRSVPSLPLGDSDALEVGDLVLAIGNPFGVGQTVTMGIVSAIARTAVGISDYDFFIQTDAAVNPGNSGGALIDMKGRLVGINTAIYSRTGGSLGIGFAIPANMLRSMMRAAETGEPVVRPWLGADGQAIDRSLAEAYGLDRPAGVLVNGVAAGGPAARAGLKVGDVVTAVDGHAVDDPESLRFRLATLDLGATARLTVRRGQDTAELSLPVEAPPEDPPRDERVLGGRSPLAGATVVNVSPAVVEEMRLANAGKGVVVTAVAARSPAARLGLQPGDVLLRLDDEAVESTEALDAALRGSRGPWRIAVQRGGQVLETVIGR, encoded by the coding sequence ATGTTCCGTTTCGCAGGCGCCGCGGCCGCGGCGCTGCTCCTGCTGGCCGGGCCGGCCGTGGCGGAGCCGGTGGTGCCGACCAGCCGGGCCGAGATCGACCTCAGCTTCGCGCCGCTGGTGCGCAGCGCGGCGCCGGCCGTGGTCAACATCTATGCCCGCCACATGGTGGTCGAGCGGCAGAACCCGCTGTTCGACGACCCGTTCTTCCGCCGCTTCTTCGGCGACGACCTGCCGGGCGGCCGGCCGCGGCAGCGGGTGGAGAATTCGCTCGGCTCCGGCGTGCTGGTGGCGGCGGACGGGCTGGTGGTGACCAACCACCATGTGATCAAGGACGCCGACCAGATCACCGTGGTGCTGGCCGACCGAACGGAATACGAGGCCGAGCTGGTGCTGTCGGACGAACGCACCGACCTCGCCTTCCTCAAGCTCAAGGACCTCGCCGGCCGGTCGGTGCCGTCACTGCCGCTCGGCGACAGCGACGCGCTCGAGGTCGGCGACCTGGTGCTGGCGATCGGCAACCCCTTCGGCGTCGGCCAGACCGTGACCATGGGCATCGTCTCCGCCATCGCCCGCACCGCGGTCGGCATCTCCGATTACGACTTCTTCATCCAGACCGACGCGGCAGTGAACCCGGGCAATTCCGGCGGCGCCCTGATCGACATGAAGGGCCGGCTGGTCGGCATCAACACGGCGATCTACAGCCGCACCGGCGGCTCGCTCGGCATCGGCTTCGCCATCCCGGCCAACATGCTGCGCAGCATGATGCGGGCGGCGGAGACCGGGGAGCCGGTGGTGCGGCCCTGGCTCGGCGCCGACGGCCAGGCGATCGACCGCAGCCTGGCCGAGGCCTACGGGCTGGACCGGCCGGCCGGCGTGCTGGTGAACGGCGTCGCCGCGGGCGGGCCGGCGGCGCGGGCCGGCCTCAAGGTCGGCGACGTGGTCACCGCGGTCGACGGCCATGCGGTCGACGACCCGGAATCGCTGCGCTTCCGCCTGGCCACGCTCGATCTCGGCGCCACCGCCAGGCTGACGGTGCGGCGCGGCCAGGACACGGCCGAGCTGTCCCTGCCGGTCGAGGCGCCACCGGAGGACCCGCCGCGCGACGAGCGTGTGCTCGGCGGCCGCTCGCCCCTGGCCGGCGCCACCGTGGTCAACGTCTCGCCGGCGGTGGTCGAGGAGATGCGGCTCGCCAATGCCGGCAAGGGCGTGGTGGTGACCGCGGTCGCCGCCCGCAGCCCGGCGGCGCGGCTGGGGCTGCAGCCGGGCGACGTGCTGCTGCGGCTGGACGACGAGGCGGTCGAGAGCACCGAGGCGCTGGACGCGGCGCTGCGCGGCTCCCGCGGCCCCTGGCGCATCGCCGTCCAGCGCGGGGGGCAGGTGCTGGAGACCGTGATCGGGCGGTAG
- a CDS encoding DUF4142 domain-containing protein, whose amino-acid sequence MRTALALSIVAIGGSILFGACSNGESEPAAMPAPAAAPQIDPADYVRSTGMSGLFEVESSRVAASRARSADVRRFARMMVRDHIVANARIRRAAAASNPALQPPTTLDPERREGLAALSSAARPDFDRLYMHGQIDGHQKALELQQSYRASGGDPELKVLASELSPMVQRHLEEALTILVDLR is encoded by the coding sequence ATGAGGACCGCCCTTGCGCTGTCCATCGTGGCGATCGGCGGTTCGATTCTGTTCGGGGCCTGCAGCAACGGCGAGAGCGAGCCCGCGGCGATGCCGGCGCCGGCCGCGGCGCCGCAGATCGATCCGGCCGACTATGTCCGGAGCACAGGCATGAGCGGCCTGTTCGAGGTCGAGTCCAGCCGGGTCGCGGCCTCTCGGGCCCGCAGCGCGGATGTCAGGCGCTTCGCCCGGATGATGGTCCGGGACCACATCGTGGCCAATGCCAGGATCCGCCGCGCCGCGGCGGCGTCGAACCCGGCCCTGCAGCCGCCGACCACGCTCGACCCGGAGCGCCGGGAGGGTCTGGCCGCGCTGAGTTCGGCCGCGCGCCCGGACTTCGACCGCCTCTACATGCACGGCCAGATCGACGGGCATCAGAAGGCCCTGGAGCTGCAGCAGAGCTACCGCGCCTCCGGCGGCGATCCCGAGCTGAAGGTGCTGGCGTCCGAGCTGAGCCCGATGGTCCAGCGCCATCTCGAAGAAGCGCTGACCATCCTGGTCGATCTCCGCTGA
- a CDS encoding LysR family transcriptional regulator produces the protein MIELRLLRQFIAVAEERHVRRAAERLGMAQPPLSTAMRRLEDVIGADLFDRSRRRLALTPAGTALLEEARRTLAQADYAVAVARQAGQGLTGLLRVTFVGSAMFERLPPVLKALRQRHPGLALDLREATTMRQLDDLRGGRCDLGFVIPPLPDSEGLDQRPAWAEPMVAVVPADHRLAGAGRISLSDLAAESFVMFPQGEGPGFHAAILEACAAAGFVPHVAQSAHQMHAIVSLVAAGFGVSLVPASLRRLRPHGVRYLSLAGRAPQARIAVAWRRGDRSPALLQVLALLREVTEP, from the coding sequence ATGATCGAACTTCGCCTCCTGCGCCAGTTCATCGCCGTGGCCGAGGAGCGGCATGTCCGCCGGGCGGCGGAACGCCTGGGCATGGCGCAGCCGCCGCTCAGCACCGCGATGCGGCGGCTGGAGGACGTGATCGGCGCGGATCTCTTCGACCGCAGCCGTCGCCGATTGGCGCTGACCCCGGCCGGCACGGCGCTGCTGGAGGAGGCGCGCCGCACCCTGGCCCAGGCCGATTATGCTGTGGCGGTGGCGCGCCAGGCGGGGCAGGGGCTGACCGGCCTGTTGCGCGTCACCTTCGTCGGCAGCGCCATGTTCGAGCGCCTGCCGCCGGTGCTGAAGGCGCTGCGGCAGCGTCATCCCGGCCTGGCGCTGGACCTGCGCGAGGCGACGACGATGCGGCAGCTGGACGATCTGCGCGGCGGCCGCTGCGATCTCGGCTTCGTCATCCCGCCGCTGCCCGACAGCGAGGGGCTGGACCAGCGCCCGGCCTGGGCCGAGCCGATGGTCGCCGTGGTGCCGGCCGACCATCGGCTGGCGGGTGCCGGCCGGATCAGTCTCTCCGACCTCGCCGCCGAGTCCTTCGTCATGTTTCCGCAGGGCGAAGGGCCGGGCTTCCACGCCGCGATCCTGGAGGCCTGCGCCGCCGCTGGCTTCGTGCCGCACGTCGCCCAGTCGGCGCATCAGATGCACGCCATCGTCTCGCTGGTCGCGGCCGGATTCGGCGTGTCGCTGGTGCCGGCGTCGCTGCGCCGGCTGCGGCCGCATGGCGTGCGCTACCTGTCCCTCGCCGGCCGCGCTCCCCAGGCGCGGATAGCCGTCGCCTGGCGCCGCGGCGACCGGTCGCCGGCCCTGCTGCAGGTGCTGGCGCTGCTGCGGGAGGTCACGGAACCGTAG
- a CDS encoding SDR family NAD(P)-dependent oxidoreductase — MTRVVVVSGGGTGIGLAVAGHFAGQGEQVVILGRRAGVLQAAVEAIGREHPAAPPVLPLAGDLSQPDRVEALCREIGERFLAVDVLVHAAGGNAILQAPPGHYDDGLAGVARRWTDNFAGNVLSAVLLTEGLRDRLRAPGGRVVLIGSIAAYRGSGAGCYGAAKAALHPYGYDLAVALGPRGITVNIVAPGYIRDTGFFADRLSAERQAALIAETSTRRAGVPADIADAVAWLASPGASHVTAQVIQVNGGAERGH, encoded by the coding sequence ATGACACGAGTGGTGGTGGTCAGCGGCGGCGGCACGGGCATCGGCTTGGCGGTCGCCGGGCACTTCGCCGGGCAGGGTGAGCAGGTCGTGATCCTCGGCCGCCGCGCCGGCGTGCTGCAGGCGGCGGTCGAGGCGATCGGGCGGGAGCATCCGGCCGCGCCGCCGGTGCTGCCGCTGGCGGGCGACCTGTCGCAGCCGGACCGGGTCGAGGCGCTGTGCCGGGAGATCGGCGAGCGCTTCCTCGCGGTCGACGTTCTGGTCCATGCAGCCGGCGGCAACGCCATCCTGCAGGCGCCGCCGGGCCATTACGACGACGGCCTGGCCGGGGTGGCGCGGCGCTGGACCGACAACTTCGCCGGCAATGTGCTGTCCGCGGTCCTGCTGACCGAGGGGCTGCGCGACCGGCTGCGGGCGCCGGGCGGCCGGGTGGTGCTGATCGGCTCGATCGCCGCCTATCGCGGATCCGGCGCCGGCTGCTACGGCGCCGCCAAGGCCGCGCTGCATCCCTACGGCTACGACCTGGCCGTCGCCCTCGGCCCGCGCGGCATCACCGTCAACATCGTCGCGCCCGGCTATATCCGCGACACCGGGTTCTTCGCCGACCGGCTGTCGGCCGAGCGCCAGGCCGCCCTGATCGCCGAGACCTCGACCCGCCGCGCCGGGGTGCCGGCCGACATCGCCGACGCCGTGGCCTGGCTGGCCTCGCCCGGCGCCTCGCACGTCACCGCCCAGGTGATCCAGGTGAATGGCGGCGCCGAGCGCGGGCATTGA
- the rplQ gene encoding 50S ribosomal protein L17: MRHGVTGRRFSRTSSHRKAMFANMAAALITHEQIKTTLPKAKDLRPIVEKLITLGKKGGLANRRLAYAQLRDDEVVAKLFSVIAERYKTRSGGYSRVLKAGFRYGDAAPMAVIELVDRDRDAKGAADKARDAELKAAAAEAEGAEG, translated from the coding sequence ATGCGTCACGGAGTGACCGGACGTCGTTTCAGCCGCACCAGCAGCCACCGCAAGGCGATGTTCGCCAACATGGCGGCGGCGCTGATCACCCATGAGCAGATCAAGACCACCCTGCCGAAGGCGAAGGATCTGCGCCCGATCGTCGAGAAGCTGATCACCCTCGGCAAGAAGGGCGGTCTCGCCAATCGCCGCCTGGCCTATGCCCAGCTGCGCGACGACGAGGTGGTGGCGAAGCTGTTCTCGGTGATCGCCGAGCGCTACAAGACCCGCAGCGGCGGCTACTCCCGCGTGCTCAAGGCCGGCTTCCGCTACGGCGACGCCGCCCCGATGGCCGTGATCGAGCTGGTCGACCGCGACCGCGACGCCAAGGGCGCCGCCGACAAGGCGCGCGACGCCGAGCTGAAGGCCGCCGCGGCCGAGGCCGAGGGCGCCGAGGGCTGA
- a CDS encoding DNA-directed RNA polymerase subunit alpha, with the protein MTVLQRNWQELIKPNALDVQPGDDSQRKATLVADPLERGFGLTLGNAIRRVLLSSLQGAAVTAIHIDGVLHEFSSIPGVREDVTDIVLNVKALSLRMHAEGPKKMRLNAEGPKVVKAGDIVTGPDIEIMDPELVLCTLDDGAKLAMEFTVNVGKGYVPASMNRPEDAPIGLIPVDALYSPIRKVSYKVENTRVGQVTDYDKLSLTIETNGAVTPEDSVALAARILQDQLQLFINFEEPSRDHREETSEDMPFNRNLLRKVDELELSVRSANCLKNDNIVYIGDLVQKTEAEMLRTPNFGRKSLNEIKEVLSTMGLHLGMEIPNWPPENIEDLAKKLEEPF; encoded by the coding sequence ATGACAGTGCTTCAGCGCAACTGGCAGGAACTGATCAAGCCGAACGCTCTCGACGTCCAGCCGGGCGACGATTCGCAGCGCAAGGCGACCCTGGTCGCCGACCCGCTCGAGCGCGGCTTCGGCCTGACCCTCGGCAACGCCATCCGCCGCGTTCTGCTGTCCTCGCTGCAGGGCGCCGCGGTCACCGCGATCCACATCGACGGCGTGCTGCACGAATTCTCGTCGATCCCGGGCGTCCGCGAGGACGTCACCGACATCGTCCTCAACGTCAAGGCGCTGTCCCTGCGCATGCACGCCGAGGGCCCGAAGAAGATGCGGCTGAACGCCGAGGGCCCGAAGGTGGTCAAGGCCGGCGACATCGTCACCGGTCCGGACATCGAGATCATGGACCCCGAGCTGGTGCTGTGCACCCTCGACGACGGCGCCAAGCTGGCGATGGAGTTCACGGTCAATGTCGGCAAGGGCTACGTCCCGGCCAGCATGAACCGGCCGGAGGACGCGCCGATCGGCCTGATCCCGGTCGACGCCCTGTACAGCCCGATCCGCAAGGTCTCGTACAAGGTCGAGAACACCCGCGTCGGCCAGGTCACCGACTACGACAAGCTGTCGCTGACGATCGAGACCAACGGCGCGGTGACGCCGGAGGATTCGGTGGCGCTCGCCGCCCGCATCCTGCAGGACCAGCTGCAGCTGTTCATCAACTTCGAGGAGCCGTCGCGCGACCACCGCGAGGAGACCTCGGAGGACATGCCGTTCAACCGCAACCTGCTGCGGAAGGTGGACGAGCTCGAGCTGTCAGTGCGTTCGGCCAACTGCCTGAAGAACGACAACATCGTCTATATCGGCGACCTGGTGCAGAAGACCGAGGCGGAGATGCTCCGCACCCCGAACTTCGGCCGCAAGTCGCTGAACGAGATCAAGGAAGTGCTGTCGACCATGGGCCTCCATCTCGGCATGGAGATTCCGAACTGGCCGCCGGAGAACATCGAGGATCTCGCCAAGAAGCTCGAGGAGCCGTTCTGA
- the rpsK gene encoding 30S ribosomal protein S11 has product MAKPAAAAANARLRRRERKNITSGVAHVNSSFNNTVITITDAQGNAIAWSSAGGMGFKGSRKSTPYAAQVAAEDAGRKAQEHGMRVLEINVKGPGSGRESALRALQSIGFQITSIRDVTPIPHNGVRPRKKRRV; this is encoded by the coding sequence ATGGCCAAGCCAGCAGCTGCCGCCGCGAACGCCCGTCTGCGTCGTCGCGAGCGCAAGAACATCACCTCGGGCGTCGCCCACGTGAACTCGTCCTTCAACAACACGGTGATCACCATCACCGACGCCCAGGGCAACGCCATCGCTTGGTCGTCGGCCGGTGGCATGGGCTTCAAGGGCAGCCGCAAGTCGACTCCCTACGCCGCCCAGGTCGCCGCCGAGGATGCCGGCCGCAAGGCCCAGGAGCACGGCATGCGCGTGCTCGAGATCAACGTGAAGGGCCCCGGCTCCGGCCGCGAGAGCGCGCTGCGCGCCCTGCAGTCGATCGGCTTCCAGATCACCTCGATCCGCGACGTCACGCCGATCCCGCACAACGGCGTCCGCCCGCGCAAGAAGCGCCGCGTCTGA
- the rpsM gene encoding 30S ribosomal protein S13, giving the protein MARIAGVNIPTQKRVLIALTYIHGIGRHTAQSIIDKLGIPADRRVNELTEDEILRIRETIDSDYTVEGDLRREIAMNIKRLMDLGCYRGLRHRKGLPVRGQRTHTNARTRKGPAKPIAGKKK; this is encoded by the coding sequence GTGGCACGTATTGCCGGCGTCAATATCCCGACCCAGAAGCGCGTCCTGATCGCGCTCACCTACATCCATGGGATCGGCCGTCACACCGCCCAGTCGATCATCGACAAGCTCGGCATCCCGGCCGACCGGCGCGTCAACGAGCTGACCGAAGACGAGATCCTGCGCATCCGCGAGACCATCGACAGCGACTACACGGTCGAAGGTGACCTGCGTCGCGAGATCGCGATGAACATCAAGCGCCTGATGGATCTCGGCTGCTACCGCGGCCTGCGTCACCGCAAGGGCCTGCCGGTCCGCGGCCAGCGCACCCACACCAACGCCCGCACCCGCAAGGGTCCGGCGAAGCCCATCGCGGGCAAGAAGAAGTAA
- a CDS encoding HdeD family acid-resistance protein: MQNLPVLRALAANWGAIALRGVLAILFGVLAWLWPGITLAVLIILYAAYALVDGVMGIVVGIRGRNWGYALLGVAGVAAGIIAAVWPLLTAVVLVLIIAVWAIVIGVMEIVTAIRLRNEIEGEWLLALTGALWVLFGAYALFFPGAGALSLVWLIGTWAIVVGVLELTLAFRLRRLARHHGGTAAPAA; encoded by the coding sequence ATGCAGAACCTGCCGGTCCTTCGTGCCCTTGCCGCCAACTGGGGCGCCATCGCGCTGCGCGGCGTCCTGGCCATCCTGTTCGGGGTCCTGGCCTGGCTGTGGCCGGGCATCACCCTGGCCGTGCTGATCATCCTCTACGCCGCCTATGCGCTGGTCGACGGGGTGATGGGCATCGTCGTCGGCATCCGCGGCCGCAACTGGGGCTACGCCCTGCTCGGGGTCGCCGGCGTCGCCGCCGGGATCATCGCGGCGGTCTGGCCGCTGCTGACCGCGGTCGTGCTGGTCCTCATCATTGCCGTGTGGGCGATCGTGATCGGGGTGATGGAGATCGTCACCGCCATCCGCCTGCGCAACGAGATCGAGGGCGAGTGGCTGCTGGCGCTGACCGGCGCGCTGTGGGTGCTGTTCGGCGCCTATGCCCTGTTCTTCCCGGGCGCCGGCGCGCTGTCGCTGGTCTGGCTGATCGGCACCTGGGCCATCGTGGTCGGGGTGCTGGAGCTGACCCTGGCCTTCCGCCTGCGCCGCCTGGCCCGGCACCACGGCGGCACGGCCGCCCCCGCCGCCTGA
- a CDS encoding carboxymuconolactone decarboxylase family protein, producing MASGLIEYEEASPEVRAVYDDIMATRRIDRVNNFWKALALHPPTLKRTWESLKEVMAPGALDPLVKEMVYLAVSATNGCGYCIASHSAAARKAGMTDEMLGELLAVVGMANETNRLANGLQVPIDEAFRRTEQRSG from the coding sequence ATGGCATCGGGGCTGATCGAATACGAGGAGGCGTCGCCGGAGGTCCGCGCCGTCTATGACGACATCATGGCCACCCGCCGGATCGACAGGGTCAACAACTTCTGGAAGGCGCTGGCGTTGCATCCGCCGACGCTGAAGCGGACCTGGGAGAGCCTGAAGGAGGTGATGGCCCCCGGCGCGCTCGACCCGCTGGTGAAGGAGATGGTGTATCTCGCGGTCAGCGCCACCAATGGCTGCGGCTACTGCATCGCCTCGCACAGCGCGGCGGCGCGCAAGGCCGGCATGACCGACGAGATGCTGGGTGAGCTCCTGGCCGTGGTCGGCATGGCGAACGAGACCAACCGCCTGGCCAACGGCCTGCAGGTGCCGATCGACGAAGCGTTTCGCCGGACGGAGCAACGTTCCGGCTGA